The nucleotide window gtggtctccactctagaactcgtttaccccaacggttatcggttcttcggctaatatggccagcccactgccacttcagcttgctgattcgttgggctatgtcgatgactttggttctctgacggattacctcatttctgatgcggtACAGTAACATAACATAATTGGAAAACGTGACAAAATTGCAGTATCACTGCGAGTATAAATTACATATAACacatatttatagtttatgttATGAACAAAGTGACCTTTTTGTTGATCTATTATTGTTATCAATGCAGACATTGGCCGACGACCTCTCGctataatatttatcaaaacaataatatagtCATGACATTGCCGCTCCTTATAATGTAACCAACCAtataaagtatgtatatttCTACATAATATGGTACTCGATTTGTACATGGTTATAAATGTATAACCAACCTTCAATAGTTTAACTTCggggcatttttttttttgaaaaagtatcACAATCGATTTTCAATTTAGATAGAACTAGACATACGGAAAATCggtcaaaactaaaaataaacaagctacaagcttttttatatttttaaatgttttttttttataatttaatatttaaaaatataaattcttagaggtcagatcagaagtgtaaggtttatttcttacaaaggatttagcagaagccaactttgaatagcaaatacaatatcaataattaattatatgatcACGATGTGGCATCTTCAAGGTCTGTCATCCTTCCATccgtcataacttcttcttctataccagcctggtcagtccaggttggtagcaaggaggattcatatctaacacggcCGTTCCTGACCCTGCGGCGTCCTCGCCAGCAGTATTATTCGCCTCTTCAGTGCATCGTGAATGACAGAATCCGGACTTCCATCACTCGCCATACACCGCCAGGGgacagaggctcccagtttgcatgtcattttacgcattcatagcataggcacgcatttaaGCTATAGGTTGCTTACTATGACGACGTGAAACAGAgacagaggctcccagtttgcatgtcattacacacgctcatagcataggcacgcatttaagctataggtagcatactatgacgacgtgaaacagagacacataccgtcgtatgttctccCAGTGGTCTAAACAATAGTCCCACTCAGAAACAGAGACCCATGCCGTCGCATGTTCTCGAtgacagaggctcccagtttgcttgtcattacacacgctcatagcataggcacgctACCTCATTCTCAAGGTATTTTTGTAAGTTCCTAGAGGTGCGAAAGTATTTATTATCAGTATGAAACCAGAAATCTTTTTCTAGACTCCTCAAACATTGACAAGATCATATGTTTTCTTTGCTTTTCATTCACGACGTGATCACAACTTGATTACATTGCGGATAAAACTGTTTCATTTTCCGAAATCTTTCTGTAAATATATCTCCTGAAATACAACAAGGATTGTAGTCTTTATATAAAGCTATCGTGGCAAGAAACGATTCGTCGCTTATTTCTTTCAGTAGGGTCAAAGTTTGCAAGTTTCTGCCAATAATACCGTACATCCATAGTTTAGATATATTCTCtcgtaaacagttgtgaagctgcCTACAAACGTTCGTATCGGCTTCGATGAGCTTTTATCGGTGCTCTCGGTGCtgtactgagtgtcgtgcaccgagtacatgcgtgtgtgagtgacattgttacgaacgttagtacgtagcttcacaactgtctacaagagaatatatctaAACTGTGGTACAACTGAAGTTTACGGAAAAGATTTCAAGGTTTTGACAACCTTATCTGGAAATATAAGAATCATAATATAGATTTACATCAACATAAATTAGATAAATAGTTTCCTAGATCAGTCACGCTAATAAGCATTTCTTATCATATAATATGATACGAACCTAACACAACTCACAATCGAGGATTATAGATAATTTATATTAGACACTTTGATTTTGTAAGtaggtcaaaataaataaataaaaaaaagattgaaaTTATAAGGTTGTTCATATGTTTTAATTCCTAAATGTTAAGAAACGTAATCAAATGATTAAAATACTAACTTTCAAAGtatttctttaaacaaaatcaaaagtatTCAATGTAGCTTaacaacattaaaacaataactgaACGAAGAccattacttttataataataaactaaaaataggtacctacgataATTTGAAGACTGCAATAATTAAAACGATTGCAGTTTATTTTCGAACTTTGAACGAAGATAACTTTACCTAGTATCATTATGAAGGCTATCAATATTATCTAGTTTGAATCGTGTGTGGTCTGAAGAATACCTATGAATACAAATGTACCTTAGAACAAATTAACGACTATAACGTAAAGTCCCCAATTTTTGTATGCTGCctgtacttacaaaaaatagCTCGGGGGaaggatttatattttatttgaagaaatgtatttttagctTTGGACCCATTGGGAACGAATTTGTGGAGCAGAGTGGGAATTAGCCAATATTTCAATAGGTTATAAACATACATTTGACACTTTGTAAATTCAAATGTACTGAGGTTAGTACAAAAAACTGATTTCCATGAATAATAGCAAATTATGATTAAGTATCTACATACTTAAGATAACGATAATATGTTATGTATTAGATTATCTATTTTCAGCTGTTTTATAGTTATGGTAAcgataaagtaggtataatataaatagattaaATTAAGCTTCTCGTAATAAATCTGATAATCTTTTCATATCAACGCCAAACAATATACCGTGATTTTATATCTTTTCAGTAGCATTCATTttgaataagaataatttatagtgtttcataattgaaaacaatgtaggtaatgtaaaatatttatcagaCGATAGAAACTAAAAcgacaacaacaataaaaattgcTATAACAAAATTGAATACGAGTAAGTAATCGAAGATTATATCCAAATTACTgagcaaaattaaattaaaagaacaaaattCGGAATCATTCAAATCCGCTCACATATGTTGGAATTAGAGGTGAGCGTACCAAAAAACGAAATAAGATCCATGTCTGAGTAATTCCCAGGATATTAAAGGGACGAGATGAGAGCGTCGATATGTTATACTCGATTACCGTGACCTTCCCTTCGCAATTTTCCTGGAATTAGCTGTTCAGGTAACCCCAGCGTTGTCATGAAAAGCTTTGCGCTACGGAGGATGGAAAGTTAGAGATGCCATAagtaaggtaggtcaggcgccttcttataggtccggtaggcgtgatcagttactagaactaactaggcgttcgggttccttgtcaaatcaaacacaatctgtcaaagattggtctttattgatatttttaaagatgTAATAAGCAGGTTCTATAGAAGACGGAAGGTACCTCGTTCCCCGAACATCCACAATTTAGCCTGGTACTTTCTAAAatgattttgcattatgacatctccgccagTCATTTTGTTCTGCATGCTTTGCGCTAATTCGAGACCAGCGATGTATAGCAAGTCAAGGCCAGTGTGCCATTTAGATAGGCGCTCCCGTGTTTCACTGAACCTGGCATTGCGGATGTTTGGCCACAACACTATCAAGATTTATTTGTGCTTCCAtcgtaaatattaattgtatgttAACCCCACGATTTATAGACTGTTTTTCGTGTACTAGGTTTTGGAAACCTTCATGTGGATGCTTGCCAAATTTTAGTTTAATCACAGCTTTTTTTATGCCAACGGATATCTCTGAATCTTCTAAACCGAGTTACGAATGGACGAAACCCGTCCCGAATGGATCGCAAAAATCTTTGGTTGACTGGCCCTATAACCAACTTTATTACGAAGATCCTTCTACGTTTTCCAGTGATACAAAAAGTGTTGTAGAAAATGAAAGCAAAAGAAAATGTTGAAACCACATttcggatattttttttcttttcgtttCTATATTCATATTGTTGCTCAGAATTCTGAAGCCCAATAAATGCGACACGGCCGTTTCTTGTATGCGTGAGAAGCTACAAATGAGCAGGAATTTAATAAGCTTATTTGTACAGAAGCAATCTGCACCAATTGACATTATTTACATGTCGGGGCCGACGACCTCGTACGCCGTAATTAACTGCAGGTCTGTTAGTTCATTTCAATATCGGTATTTGCACAACGCTAGTCTAAATATCTAATATTAGATAGTGATAATTACTTCTTAGAATCTGTTTGTAGCAGATTCGGAGGAAAACGTATAGATTGTACTTGATCGTTAATGCTAAGGACGCCATGAACTGACTTAAACCCGTCGGAATTCAAACGACGTAATTGAAAATCATTAATCGTGACATTGTTTTACCATGTAATAAGGTCAGGCGTTCCTTTGACTTGTGATTCTGTTTGTTTAgggaaatgttttattttcattaaatatccCATTTTTAGCCATATTCCTAttgttgcattaaaaaaaaggaattatatttatttgcctGAAATATAAGCTAAACTTGTGATCGCGTGTGGTAGCAACTAATTACTTCGTTTTAGCATGCccaaaggaaatattttttccagaaGTGCATTAAGTAGGCAGTAATTTGCGTCTCAATAGAAAACCTGCTATTACTTCTATCATAGGCTCTGTGGAGCAGaggcaaataatatttaaatcgattcacacatgaaaatgaaaaaaaaaattactattgTATCTAAATAGTTCAAGCACACATTAGACTGGATTATTAAACGCCTTTACGTTTTCCTAATAAGCCTTCTTATTTATGATGGTTTTCGTCTAGGCAATTGTGGCCAGAAAAAATCTCAAAGTAACAAAAATCACTCACAGGTACATATAGCCACAAGAATTAGATTTATCACCTTCTTCACtcatattacatttttttgtcCACTTTTGTGACCGCCAGAATTAATATTCCTTCGCGTGTACATAAAAATACTGTATCCAAATGTCAATACATCATTTGACATCGACCTCCcggtaacattatttttctatattatgaTTAATGTGGGAGCACATTTCGGAAGAAGTTAGATTCCAAGAGAGAGTAAAAATAGAATGCCTTTTCCCGTGAAATCCATTTTGCAGGGAGTCACAAAAATTATCCACCACTCAAGTAAGCTGTGAGATTTATTACACACACCTACTTCCCTCTGACAATGTTATTGACGTGTTTTATGATTCAATATGGCGCCGGGATAAACTCATAGACGATCCTTATGAAAGAATGAGTCCGTCCGGATTAGCTTACACAACTTCATCAAAGTTGGATCAAAGTTAACGTCTTCTCACAGATTATTAATGTGATTATTGGCGAAATTCGACGAAGTTTGTCCATGATATTCCTTTAGAAGTGACGGGCTATCCAGCTCGCTTAAATATACATGATACAAGTTTGCCGTTTCGAGCGAAAGCTGTTGAATGAACAATAAATAGTCTTATCCTATCACTTTTAAACGAGAAGGCAGTTACAATATTGTTCTAAATATTGTATCTCATCTCTATCCTAGACTTTCCTACAATGGTATCGATGCTTCAATCTACAACTTCATTGACATCTTATTGATCATCCGTTATCTTGTGCTCCTCTACGTGCATGACAAAGATTGATGTTTTTAAATCACGCGTAGAACTCGTATCTCTTAAAAGCATGATACCTACTGTCTAGGACACAAAGTTGTTACCAGCCATGtggttacattatttataaaatagctaATTCAAACACATATCCAAATTTTACATTCCTACATTctttgaaatatgtatgtagaataTTAAGATTATCTCATCATATTTTCGTATTCGCGGCAAAGGAGTACTTAATCAAAACTCCGACATGTAGCTTCTACTTGAATAATTTGGGTTGAAATTGAAACTGCCAGCGCTGAGCATTCATGAGCAACATGAAAACTCATTTTTCTCAATTTCCTCGCAAATTGAAAGCAAAACATGAACAGCTGATACGCTTTAATTTTAGCgtacgaaataaaatgttttgcttgATCTGCTCCTATTTATAAACTGTAAAAGCCAATAACAACACCACGGCAACAACGATAGGCGTTCAGTGCTGAATTATTTGCTCtcgtataaattaaataatagatGGCATGTGGCATGGTTTTTCAGGTAGCCGATTATCTATTAGATTATCCGTCCAATTCGAAATAACCCGACCGCTATAAGAACCATCGTCGCGGTGGGTCCTCTGGGCAGGACAGTCAATTTATCCTAAGCGGCGTATTTGATCATAAAATACATCTCCTTTACGTAAACGCCGAAATTAAAATGCGACTGAGGAAGGAAAAATTTAATTTGCGTAAGTTCCTTACGAAGTTAAATCCAATAATGTATAAGTTATATAGCTTTGGAGTCGTCTGGAGATATCTGCGCTCTGAATTATCCGCCCACAAAGACACTGCCTATAGCAAGCTCAGTGGTCCCTCTATTGTCGTGATCTTTGATTGTCACGATactatttgaaaacttttatcaCTAGATCGTACTCCATTACACACATCTAAGTTCTTAATTGAATTAAGAACAGCATATGTCTTACTCCTCGACTCTTTCTACATGTATTTGTTCCAAAatgtcgaatatttttttaatgtataagGTATAAGGCGTATCTCGGACAGACGGAACATTTTCCTCACTCACAGAAAGCACAAAAGCAGAACAAAccacttacattttaaattttcaatctCGACTATTCTTCACGTACGATCCTCCTGGTCTTAAATATCACTTATCggtataaagatttttttctttcgcTTCAATGAATGGCAAAGGAAGTCCCTTTGACGTCGACTCTCGTCCTATTGTCAGCGCATGCCTTTGTTTAGTAGTGGTCGCGTATTCACCCAGTTCCTCACTTCATCGATATTATACCTGCATATGCCTATCATGTTAACCTACTTCGTCATAAAAGTGTGACGTTATTGTACACACTCAAGCGATAGACGATCGTTGATGGAGTGAGAGGTTATGGACTccgtatttgtttgtttgggatGTGTTTTCTTGTCATCGATTGATTCCTTGATACTAATTTCCATAATTATGCAAATATTGGATCAAAAACATATCTATCATAGCGTGTACTTCTAAGAAAATAGACATGACTAAAACCTTACAATAGCTTTTCCTCACAACTTTTCTGTTGTAATTTATACTAGGAACGTAATAAAAGTATACGACTACaagaacttttaattaaataattgtacCCATCTTAGTTAAAGTTttcctttaaaacaaaatcGAATATTCTAATTTGCATGTAATTACAAATTCCCTTCAGAATTAATAACGACTTGAATGTTTTTCGTTACAGCCGATGGCATGACCTATTCGTTCGGCGTGTTCTATGCAGAGTTCCTGACCTACTTCGATGAGGGCAAAGGCAAGACTGCGTGGATCGTGTCTATCCTCGTAGGGGTCACACTTAGTTCGGGTAAGTAATCAATTTAATACAACGCAATTTCGCCTTTGAGCATTCAACTCTGACGAAATAATGATGCCATCAACGGAGAGCTTATGTTGTAGATCCCAACCGTGGCCGACCCAAATGATTTACTACATTTCTAAATAGTTGTTTGAATATCCTTGCTACTTCAACCGATAAATTGACTTTACCCTGTCCTGAACAAAGTTTGTTTGAATAACTAGAAATATttgattcaaataataaatttcatttcaaacaGATGAATCATTTGGCAATTATTCATCTACATAGCAGATATGACTCGAACTCTGGTCCTTTGCAGCATGTGCGAGATAACAAAAACAGCATGATATCAAACACTACGTTTATTCAAAACTCAAAATCTAGGTTAATTTATATCAGAGAgacatttgttttgaaattcgatttctttaaaaaagctATGTCTACGTTTGAAGGTCAAATGTCTAATATTATTGTTGGTAATTATTCCAGGTCCTATATCAAGTTCGCTGGTGAACCGCTGGGGATGTCGCGCGGTGACGGTGGGCGGAGCGCTCCTTGCGTCTGTGTGCGTGGTGCTGTCGGCCTTCGCGAACAACGTGCTCACGCTCATCTTCACCATCGGCGTCGGCACTGGCTTCGGCTTCGGCCTCATCTACCTCCCCGCCATCGTCAGCGTTACAGTATGGTTCGAACGATACAGAAGTCTTGCCACTGGTAATTTTACTGTTCCGTCACTTTTTTTTATTGCGGTAAGtcaggaataaaaaataatgtttcgtaTTTATCTATTCAGGAATCGCAGTTTGCGGATCAGGACTTGGGACATTCTTATTTGCTCCAATCACATCAGCTTTAATAGAAAACTACGGCTGGCGCGGTGCTATGGCTATCATCGGTGCCTTAATACTGAACTGTGTGCCATTAGGCCTTATATTTAAACCCGTTCCCGAGCCCCCACGAACACCCGCATCAGAACCCATGttacctaaatataataataagtctCCACTAAAAAGATCTCAAAGTACAGAACACGTCCTCAGAGTTAATGGTAAGGTGGACGACAATGATATCGCAAGACTGACGCTATCCCAGCCCGCTTTAAATAAACCACATGAACAGAAGCCACCGCCCTCGCGCCACGGAAGCGGAATCATGCAAAGGCCAGACGTCTTGTATCAAGGCAGTATGACAAGTCTTGCCAGATTTAGGTCTACGTCTCCTGAGAGAACATTCCCTACGTCTGTCACGAAAGAAGAGCCTGAAGTGAAATGTGGCTGGTTGCCTTGCTCAACAGAATTTAAAGCAGCACTCGGAGAAATGCTCGACCTGTCACTCCTAGTGgatcctatttttattttatttgctataTCAAACTTTTTGACTAGTATCGGTTTTTACATACCGTACGTTTACACGGTACCTATGAGTGAATCGCTTGGAATTGAGAATCCACCTTACCTGATATCTATAATCGGAGGATCCAATTTAGTTGGGAGAATAATTCTTGGTTACATAAGTGATAAGCCTTGGGTTAACCGCTTGCTGGCTTATAATCTGTGCCTTACTATCGCAGGATTTGGTACGTATACCGAAcatatatgttatttattaacttcaaacaaatgtttgtatttcagttattttaaaatgacgTTGTTATTTCCAGGCACGGCAATGGCGATGGCCTGCTGGGAGTTTTGGGGTCTAGCTTTATACGCTACTACATTTGGTTTTACCATCGGCGCCTATGTAGGGCTAACTTCAGTCGTACTCGTTGATCTTCTTGGCATCGAGAGGCTCACCAACGCATTTGGTCTCCTTCTGCTATTCCAAGGAATTGCTTCTCTTATAGGACCACCATTTGCAGGTAAGAAATCTGTTGTCCCTGCACATTTCTTACTAAAGTTCAACTTTaagattttatatataaatatgttatttattgtttccgCAGGTTGGTTGTACGACACGCTCCATTCGTACGCGCCAGGTTTTTACGTAGCTGGCGGTACAATATCGCTGAGCGGGCTGATTCTGTTCCTGATTCCGGTGATCGAGCGGCGACAGAAGCGGCAGTGGGAGGCGACGGCGCTGGAGCAGATCTAGCGCAGCGCGGGCGCAACGCGCGCCTGCCCCGCCATCGTGCTCAGCAGTCCCTCCACGCGCAGCGCCTCCACCTACAGCAACAGGGTATACAACACTACAATAATAGATGAcgacaattattattatgtaaatgaggACTTTGTAAATAGCGATGCGATGGATGAATGCGACGAACGACTCGATGACGAACATCGAGCCCATTCCAGAGGAAGTGTTGAGTGTGCGTGCGACGTTTGTCTAAATAGTGATAAGATAAAAGGTGCAATATAAATCTTACTTTCAACTTTATAccgatttgatttatttaaaactaataacatGAAGTGCCGCTATAATAAGTTTCCTATGAACTGCAATCTATcgatttaattagttttaagtagtaaggtgtataataaatatatctatgtataataCAAATACTTATTGTATCGGAATTACTGTAAAAATGTTCATAGTAGACCTAATTTTTGTGAAGGATGATGTCAAAAGCAACTTGGCTGTAATTTGGCTCTATCGATGGACAATTTGGAATAATAAAGTTTCTTGCCAAGTGTTGACTAGTCGTGGTGTATCGTGTGCGTGTAAGTTAACTCCATAATACAGGCCTTACTGTGGACCAATCGTGGGTAGAATGTGATGTCATCAAAAGTACCTAGTAAAGGCATATTGCgctttttgtatatttagaaATTAATCAACTTCATAATATGACGGCTGTTTCGTTCCCTTCATAGGCtactgttatttttgtttaggtaGGGATAATTTCCACGTTGTGTTCAGCAGTAGATATAATTTGTTGTTTAGGACTAGATTGAATTGAATTTCTTCCTTCACTAAAATATACATGTAATGTACATTTCGACTGAATTAGGTAACCATACGATGTATCATACTATGTAACTGGACTGCGCTGATATTCTTCGTACAAATCTTTTCTCTTTGTATTATATTGTTGGCAATCTTGTAATCGTATTTAATACGgtttcatacattatttaatgttactattatgtatactatacataaatatctaatataataaaatatataaactgtGCGTGTGTTATATTTCAATCCAaaacttcatatttatttaataccttGTATTATTTCGGTATTAACTCTGATGGACGATGAATATTGTTGCTATAAGCAACTTCTATGGGTTAATCACAGCATGTTTAAGTAGTTACAAAGGCATGTAATTGCCACAATAGTCACATGTGCAATAAGACCTTCGTAGAGGGACCTTCATTAATTCCTATGCGGTAAATGTGCCATGGCGCCCATAACATGAATTCCAATGGTCAATACCGCGGTATGTACGAGTATGTACTTAGACTTGTAATAACTCACTTCCTGTTTacgatttttaaaaaaataatatctccaTTGCCCACAAAAGTTTCAAAAAAGGTTTAGTTTTGGTTGAGTTTGCCTATTTACAAAGGAATAAAGTTTAAGATGTATACCACCATATTTTGTCATGTATTTGGTTTCAGAGTTAGAGTAAAACGTCTGTTGTTTAAGAATACGATATGCATACTTTTAGTTTGGAAAAAAAGAGAAAGAAACTATcgattttcaattattttaattatcctCATTACCAGGTTTGCACTTAATAAGACAGACAGTTAAACCTTACTTgatatttaatacttatttatacagAAGAACTTTTACATCTTCTGCAAGTAGTAAGTAACAAATTCAATCTTTCTTATCATCTATTTGGACTTCATTATCCGTAGCATGCCAGTTGAAC belongs to Helicoverpa armigera isolate CAAS_96S chromosome 6, ASM3070526v1, whole genome shotgun sequence and includes:
- the LOC110373060 gene encoding monocarboxylate transporter 12 gives rise to the protein MSHGVVQKSEKNGNGAQAQDSSRDSTDSPPPPPDGGWGWMVVFASFMIHIVTDGMTYSFGVFYAEFLTYFDEGKGKTAWIVSILVGVTLSSGPISSSLVNRWGCRAVTVGGALLASVCVVLSAFANNVLTLIFTIGVGTGFGFGLIYLPAIVSVTVWFERYRSLATGIAVCGSGLGTFLFAPITSALIENYGWRGAMAIIGALILNCVPLGLIFKPVPEPPRTPASEPMLPKYNNKSPLKRSQSTEHVLRVNGKVDDNDIARLTLSQPALNKPHEQKPPPSRHGSGIMQRPDVLYQGSMTSLARFRSTSPERTFPTSVTKEEPEVKCGWLPCSTEFKAALGEMLDLSLLVDPIFILFAISNFLTSIGFYIPYVYTVPMSESLGIENPPYLISIIGGSNLVGRIILGYISDKPWVNRLLAYNLCLTIAGFGTAMAMACWEFWGLALYATTFGFTIGAYVGLTSVVLVDLLGIERLTNAFGLLLLFQGIASLIGPPFAGWLYDTLHSYAPGFYVAGGTISLSGLILFLIPVIERRQKRQWEATALEQI